Proteins co-encoded in one Deinococcus planocerae genomic window:
- a CDS encoding DUF3006 domain-containing protein: MPPETPEPVLTGLLTVDAIEGGLARVELEDGSVEDWPLASLPRGVQEGDVLRLHVEAGDLTVEIDHAATRERRHTAQAQLDALNVVPPAGEIDL, translated from the coding sequence ATGCCCCCAGAGACACCCGAGCCGGTGCTCACCGGCCTCCTGACCGTGGACGCCATCGAAGGCGGCCTCGCCCGCGTGGAACTCGAAGACGGCTCGGTCGAAGACTGGCCGCTGGCGAGCCTGCCCCGAGGCGTACAAGAAGGCGACGTGCTTCGGCTCCACGTCGAGGCCGGGGACCTGACGGTCGAGATCGACCACGCGGCCACCCGGGAACGTCGGCACACCGCACAGGCCCAGCTCGACGCCCTGAACGTGGTCCCGCCTGCCGGAGAGATCGATCTGTGA
- a CDS encoding excalibur calcium-binding domain-containing protein, which produces MRPLLALAALSFGLASAQTPGVLTIRFLDVGQGDAVLVTSPEGKSLLYDGGRSETRMQVLLKKYGVQSLDLIVASHGDADHITGLIPAVTLFKPKFFLNNGIAATTQTWSRLTQAAQQAGTQGLLARNQVINLGSVKVTVLPPPPGMPRDEQNVNSVGLLVQYGTFRLLMTGDSETPETQAWLKTYPASFLGPVDVYKSIHHGAANGDHLAWLQAVRPRNVVIGVGENNYGHPTAQALDLYKRMGAAIYRTDLNGTVTVTVQPGGKYAIAVERGPAVPKAATPATPPVSSPTRPTPATPLYRSCAEARAAGAAPLRRGQPGYNPALDRDGDGTACE; this is translated from the coding sequence GTGAGGCCCCTTCTCGCCCTCGCCGCCCTGTCCTTCGGGCTGGCTTCCGCCCAGACTCCCGGTGTCCTCACCATCCGCTTCCTCGACGTGGGACAGGGGGACGCCGTGCTCGTGACCTCACCCGAGGGCAAGAGCCTGCTCTATGACGGGGGCCGCAGTGAGACCCGGATGCAAGTGCTCCTCAAGAAATACGGGGTGCAGAGCCTCGACCTCATCGTCGCCAGCCACGGCGACGCCGACCACATCACGGGTCTCATCCCGGCAGTCACGCTGTTCAAACCGAAATTTTTCCTCAACAACGGCATCGCCGCCACCACCCAGACCTGGAGCAGGCTCACCCAGGCCGCGCAGCAGGCTGGCACCCAGGGCCTGCTCGCCCGGAACCAGGTGATCAACCTCGGGAGCGTCAAAGTCACGGTCCTGCCGCCCCCACCCGGGATGCCCAGGGACGAGCAGAACGTCAACAGCGTCGGTCTGCTCGTTCAATACGGCACTTTCCGCCTGCTGATGACCGGAGACAGCGAGACCCCGGAGACCCAGGCCTGGTTGAAGACCTACCCCGCGAGCTTCCTCGGTCCGGTGGACGTGTACAAGAGCATTCACCACGGCGCAGCGAACGGTGACCACCTGGCGTGGTTGCAGGCCGTCCGCCCGAGGAACGTCGTCATCGGCGTGGGCGAGAACAACTACGGGCATCCCACGGCACAGGCGCTGGACCTGTACAAGCGGATGGGAGCGGCGATCTACCGCACCGACCTCAACGGAACGGTGACGGTGACCGTGCAGCCAGGCGGAAAGTACGCCATCGCGGTGGAGCGTGGACCGGCAGTTCCCAAGGCGGCAACCCCGGCGACACCACCTGTCTCCTCCCCAACTCGGCCCACACCGGCTACCCCGCTCTACCGCAGTTGCGCCGAGGCCCGGGCTGCCGGTGCAGCTCCGTTACGACGGGGGCAACCCGGATACAACCCAGCGCTGGACCGGGACGGAGACGGCACCGCCTGTGAGTGA